AGAGGGGGTCGGTGGGGTCGAGGGGTGGGGCTAACCTCTGGTTGACCTTCGGGGCTGCTGTCAGGATAGGACGACAGGAGTAGGGGCGGAGATTCACGGGTGTAGAATCGTGGTGGCGGGGGCGAGTTTCGGGTGTAGAGCTGAGGGGAGTCGCTTCGAGTGTAGATGTTCGGGGGAGAACTTCGGGTGTAGACATTTGGGAGGGGGTCATTTCGGGTGTATATACTTGGTGGTGAATTTCGGGTGTAAATATTTGGGGGTGAATTTCGGGTGTAGGTATCAGGAGGCGAGTTTGTAGTGTAGACATTTGGGGTGTATATATCAAGGGGTGCGTTTCGGTTGTGGGTGAAGACGGGGGAGGGGTTAGAATCCTGGGTGTAGATGGGGGAGGAGTCAGGGTCAAGGTCAGGGGTCACGGGGTCATAGCTGTCAGGGTCGTCCGGGTCGCTAAGGTAACGGACGGACTGAGtgctcccttcctccatcctcctctccttccctctgttccacccctctatccctccatctctctggtcATTGAGGACctgctcctccttctctctctccacccctctctccttccacccctccatccctccatttctCTGGTCATAGAGAAGAGaatcctctttccctctctccacccctctctccttccacccctccacccctctctccttccacccctccacccctctctctttccaaccctccacccctctctccacccctctctctttccaaccctccacccctctctctttccaaccctccacccctctctctttccacccctccacccctccatccctgggGTCATAGAGAAGAGGTTCCTCCAGGGCTTTATACAAGGGTTCTGTCtccagaggtggaggaggagggggaggaggaagcgGCCTATCCCGGTAACGGTCCCTCTCCCGCTCCGAACCCCCCGCGCCACCCGGCTCAACACCCCCGCTGCGGTGACGGGACAGCGTTCCGCCTCCGCCCTGCTGCTGTTGCCGCGACAACGTGGAATGTGGGCGTGTGGTCTGCGTCTGCAGCGACGCCTCCTGGGggcgtgtctgtctgtcctggAGGAGGAGTCTACGGGAGAGGGTCCCGCCCCCGAGCTGCAGTTGGCTCCTGATGCTCTCCTCCTGGCGTGTGTGTGTCGGCACGTCCTGCTGCGGACGAGGTGTGTGTGTCGGCACATCCTGCAGCGGACGAGGTGTGTGTGTCGGCACGTCCTGCTGCGGACGAGGTGTGTGTGTCCAGACGTCCTGGCGCATGTGCGCGTGTGTCGGCTCTTGGTCATGTGTGTGCGTCGACACCCGAGCTACCGTCCAACTCTCGTGGGTGGAGGGCTGTGGGCGTGTCAGTCGGTCCAGGGGGCGTGCCAGGCTGCCGTAGCGCTCCGCGGCTGCAGTAGCGGCGGCTGCAGCCGGCCTCAAGTTGCTCTGAACCAGCTCTGAGATGATCATGTTCTCCAGGACCGCCGCGTCCGATAGGTTCCTCCGCATTCCGCCTCCGTGAGGCTCCACCTCCAGCCCCACGGCGGCGTGGGGGgtgaggggggcgggggaggcgtcctccccccctcctcctccctccctgaggAGGTCTATGCTGCCCCCCACCCCGGACCGAggccccccaccacccccacccaGACCCTGCAGGGTGAAGCTGTTGGCGCTGTAGCCGCCATTCAGACAAACACTGTCCATCTCCTGGCTCTGAGACAGGACGTCACCTTCTGGTGgccgggggaggaggaggaggagggggagacatgGCAGAGAGAGAAGTACACAGTTAGACAACTGCCctctggtggagagagagagacgtataaTTATTGATTATCCAGAGTCCATATATTTAGGCTGATCATATTTTTTTACCTATTTTTTTATGTATAAAGTTAATTGCCAACTGATACAAACAACACATATATATGATATTATATCTGTAAAtacaacagacagactgatacaaccaacatatatatatatgatattaTATCTGTAAAtacaacagacagactgatacaAACAACATATATATATGATATTATATCTGATAAtacaacagacagactgatacaACCAACATATATATATGATATTATATCTGTAAAtactacagacagactgatacAACCAACACATATATATGATATTATATCTGTAAATACTACAGGCAGACTGATACAACaggaggtaaaggaggagggcGTACTCTGTATGTCTCTGAAGGTCCCTGTAGGTCAGGACAGGTCAGGACAGGAAAGGACAGGCCAGGACAAGACAGGTCAGGACAGGACAGGCCAGGAAAGGAAAGActgacagtcagagacagactgacagacaacaGACTGACTTTATAATAACGTAAACATGCAGACTGAACTGAAAATAAGAataaggcagagaaagagaggagacagacagacagacagacagacagacagacagacagacagacagacagacagacagacagacagacagacagacagacagagagatagatagatagagaggtagagagatagatagatatacagaTAGATATACAGATAGATTTACAGATAGATAtacagatagatatatagatagatatatagatagatagagaggtagatagatATACAGATAGATATACAGATAGATATACAGATAGATATACATATAGATAGATGTACCAGTAGAGGTGAAGAGGCCAGGGGAGGGCTGGCTGTAGCCCTGAGCCAGTAGGCTGTCATAAGGAGAGACTCTAGGGTGATTCTGTAACACTGGGTTAGTCAGGAAATGGTTACCCAGGCcagctagagagagggagagagggagagggggagatggagagagagggagaggggggggggagagggagagagggggagagagggggggggggttgaggaaaGAAGAAAAAGGAAAGACGCTAAACGAAGAGAACACAAAatgggaggaaagaggagagaaccAGAGGaaaaggggaagaggaggagagaaggtagaaggagaggactagaggagagggctagaggagaggactagaggagaggactagaggagaggactagatgagaggactagaggagaggactagaggagaggactagatgagaggactagaggagaggactagaggagaggactagaggagaggactagatgagaggactagaggagaggactagaggagaggactagatgagaggactagaggagaggactagaggagaggactagaggagaggaCTAAAGGAGAAGACTAGAGGAGAGGGCtagaggagaggactagaggagactagaggagaggactagaggagaggaggactagatgagaggactagaggagaggactagaggagaggaaaggggagagaaCCAGAGGaaaaggggaagaggagaagagaagatagaaggaggagaggactagaggagaggactagaggagaggactagaggagaggactagaggagagggCTAGAGAAGAGGACTAAaggagactagaggagaggactagaggagaggaCTAGATGAGAGGACGAGATgagaggactagaggagaggactagaggagaggactagaggagaagactagaggagaggactagaggagaagactagaggagagggctagaggagaggaggagaggactagaggagaggaggatgaggaggagaggactagaggagaggaggatgagaaggaggagaggtctagaggagaggactagaggagaggaggagagggctagaggagaggactagaggagaggaggagagggctagaggagaggaggatgagaaggaggagaggactagaggagaggaggatgagaaggaggagaggactagaggagaggactagaggagaggactagaggagaggaggatgagaaggaggagaggactgaCCTCTGTTGAGTGTAGGTGTGTTGTTGACATCAGCAGCTATGAAGGAAGACTCAGTCTGTCTACGCACTGTATCGTTCCACATCCTCCTAATGCgactctgcaacacacacacacacacacacacacacacacacacacacacacacacacacacacacacacacacacacacacacacacacacacacacacacacacacacacacacacacacacacttgatttACAACACACTCAAGGATTTAATCAGGAAGTCACTATGTGTTtgtgtacctgtctgttagcAGTAGCCCTGCGtgccgttgtgtgtgtgtgtgtgtgtgtgtgtgtgtgtgtgtgtgtgcacctgtctGTTAGCAGTAGCCCTGCGTGCCTGGTTGGTACTGCAGTAGCGGCTGTTGGCCCGTAGGGCGGCGCCCTTCACAGAGCCAGGTGAActggtggtggaggagcagtCACAGCACTGAGAGTGACGCACACACTTCCCATAGTCCTTATGGCCCTGGACAAACATGAAGACACCATATATACTGAAACACAgcaaatataatacaatacatgaTCAGCCCCACCTCTTCCTGGTGAGAGACAGTATTGAGACCCCACCTCTTCCTGGTGAGAGACAGTACTTAGACCCCACCTCTTCCTGGTGAGTAACAGTACTGAGACCCCACCTCTTCCTGGTGAGAGACAGTATTGAGACCCCACCTCTTCCTGGTGAGAGACAGTACTTAGACCCCACCTCTTCCTGGTGAGAGACAGTACTGAGACCCCACCTCTTCCTGGTGAGTCACAGTACTGAGACCCCACCTCTTCCTGGTGAGTCACAGTACTGAGACCCCACCTCTTCCTGGTGAGAGACAGTACTTAGACCCCACCTCTTCCTGGTGAGAGACAGTACTGAGACCCCACCTCTTCCTGGTGAGTCACAGTACTGAGACCCCACCTCTTCCTGGTGAGTCACAGTACTGAGACCCCACCTCTTCCTGGTGAGTCACAGTATTGAGACCCCACCTCTTCCTGGTGAGTCACAGTACTGAGACCCCACCTCTTCCTGGTGAGAGACAGTACTGAGACCCCACCTCTTCCTGGTGAGTAACAGTACTGAGACCCCACCTCTTCCTGGTGAGAGACAGTATTGAGACCCCACCTCTTCCTGGTGAGTCACAGTACTGAGACCCCACCTCTTCCTGGTGAGAGACAGTACTTAGACCCCACCTCTTCCTAGTGAGAGACAGTATTGAGACCCCACCTCTTCCTGGTGAGTCACAGTACTCAGACCCCACCTCTTCCTGGTGAGTCACAGTACTGAGACCCCACCTCTTCCTGGTGAGAGACAGTATTGAGACCCCACCTCTTCCTGGTGAGAAACAGTATTGAGACCCCACCTCTTCCTGGTGAGTCACAGTATTGAGACCCCACCCCACCTACTTTCCTAGTGAGTGTACAGAATAGTATTGAGACCCCACCTACCTTCCTAGTGAGTGTACAGAACAGTATTGAGACCCCACCTACCTTCCTAGTGAGTGTACAGAACAGTATTGAGACCCCACCTACCTTCCTAGTGAGTGTACAGAACAGTATTGAGACTCCACCTACCTTCCTAgtgagtgtacagtacagtattgtGATGAGCAGAGCCTGGGCCGTGttaagggaggagaagaggtaggagaggaggagagagggagatgagaggaagaCAAGCCCCAGAGACCAGGTCACcaccaggaggaagaggagggtgagcGAACCCACAGTCCACGCtctgtagagagggagaaagagaggagagggagcgaggagggaggaagagaggagagggagggggaggaagagaggagagggagatggggagaggtatagaggcagggaggagagaggggtagggattagggaggagggagagagagagagagagaaggtgggggttagggaagagcgagagagaatgaggtgggggttagggaggagagagagagggagatgggggttagggaagacagagagagggaggtgggggttagggaggagagagagagggagatgggggttagggaggagagagagagagggaggtgggggttagggaggagagagtgggaggtgggaggtgggggttaggggggagagagagagggaggtgggggttagggaggagcgagagagagggaggtgggggttagggaggagagagagagagggaggtgggggttagggaggagagagagagagggaggtgggggttagggaggagagagagagagggaggtgggggttagggaggagagagagagggaggtgggggttagggaggagagagagagagagagagggaggtgggggttaaggaggagagagagagggaggtgggggttaggggggagagagagagggaggtgggggttagggaggagcgagagagagggaggtgggggttagggaggagagagagagggagatgggggttagggaggagagagagagagggaggtgggggttagggaggagagagagagagttgggggttagggaggagagagagagggaggtgggggttagggaggagagagagagagagaggtgggggttagggaggagcgagagagagggaggtggggttagggaggagagagagagagggaggtgggggttagggaggagagagagagggaggtgggggttagggaggagagagaga
The DNA window shown above is from Salvelinus fontinalis isolate EN_2023a chromosome 40, ASM2944872v1, whole genome shotgun sequence and carries:
- the LOC129839193 gene encoding adhesion G protein-coupled receptor L1-like produces the protein MKWVLISVSLSSSTPPSIPPPPLSPPPGIASYQCVLSPVTWSSRGPDLSNCTSPWVSQIAQKIKSGENAANIAGELVNLTKGRVYAGDVSMSVKLLEQLLDILDSQLQALRPANKESAARNYNKLQKRERTCRAYVQAVVQVVDNLLGPEALVSWADMRTPDQSRSASLLLDAMEKGAFLLANNIYEGRFSDRAPNVDLEVYVLNTEADLQDLTFPHSYDSDSVLQLSTATLQQYSSNGQVKVVLSLYKNLGSFLTTNNSSLKLEAGFVSGGGRSLAVNSHVISASVNKGSNRVFLSEPVVFTLRHLQVENHFSPNCSFWNSTGSGGSASGSSGGRWSSQGCKRIHTNNTHTTCACNHLSTYAVLMTYHQPASVDGIQEVLVYVVSWVGISVALVCLAACSTLLCCQGAPQSDHSTIHRNLWGNLFITELIFLIGVDKTQYSVACPVFAGLLHFSLLSVFCWLCLEAVELYLLQGELFEGRTSRRKYFYLCGYFLPGVVVAVSAAIDYRGYGTRTVCWLQMDNYFIWSFLGPVSVIIMLNLVVLVMTLHKMVHSSSALKPDSSRHDNLRAWTVGSLTLLFLLVVTWSLGLVFLSSPSLLLSYLFSSLNTAQALLITILYCTLTRKGHKDYGKCVRHSQCCDCSSTTSSPGSVKGAALRANSRYCSTNQARRATANRQSRIRRMWNDTVRRQTESSFIAADVNNTPTLNRAGLGNHFLTNPVLQNHPRVSPYDSLLAQGYSQPSPGLFTSTGTFRDIQKGDVLSQSQEMDSVCLNGGYSANSFTLQGLGGGGGGPRSGVGGSIDLLREGGGGGEDASPAPLTPHAAVGLEVEPHGGGMRRNLSDAAVLENMIISELVQSNLRPAAAAATAAAERYGSLARPLDRLTRPQPSTHESWTVARVSTHTHDQEPTHAHMRQDVWTHTPRPQQDVPTHTPRPLQDVPTHTPRPQQDVPTHTRQEESIRSQLQLGGGTLSRRLLLQDRQTRPQEASLQTQTTRPHSTLSRQQQQGGGGTLSRHRSGGVEPGGAGGSERERDRYRDRPLPPPPPPPPLETEPLYKALEEPLLYDPRDGGVEGWKERGVEGWKERGVEGWKERGVERGVEGWKERGVEGWKERGVEGWKERGVERGKEDSLLYDQRNGGMEGWKERGVEREKEEQVLNDQRDGGIEGWNRGKERRMEEGSTQSVRYLSDPDDPDSYDPVTPDLDPDSSPIYTQDSNPSPVFTHNRNAPLDIYTPNVYTTNSPPDTYTRNSPPNIYTRNSPPSIYTRNDPLPNVYTRSSPPNIYTRSDSPQLYTRNSPPPPRFYTRESPPLLLSSYPDSSPEGQPEVSPTPRPHRPPLEVPYSLGRPPLGPRPNHMQTFYQPPPLTPLTANGELVYTEPASEDDEGQMQRVTSL